Below is a window of Malus domestica chromosome 13, GDT2T_hap1 DNA.
AAGTAATTCACCTCTACATCcgtgaaaattataaaaaactTCCGagttaatttatgttttattatTGAACAATCGTTACTCCCTAGAGTTAATGTAAATTGTTTGATTTTGTAGATTTCCGTTGTTTGCAACGGCACCATTCAAAAGCGTCGCCTGACATTTCCTCATTTTATATCAACACgacataaaaagaaaagatgacacaaaatttggtttgttttggcttttttttttttttttttttttggtttttgttctaagggtttttatcacaaatagtccaTGAAATTTACactcaccatcaagatggtctaaaattgaaaatcaatcaatgtagttctTGAAAATAGGTAtcacaaatcaatgtggtcattatgtcataattttattaaaaattctgttaagtgctgatATGATGCATAAATGGGCCCCACAAGATTTACGAGTTTGTATCATAAatgatccttgaaattgactTACATCATCAACATGATGTCTGAAATTGActcacaccatcaagatggtccctaaaattgaaaatcgatgaatgtagtccttgaaaatagttGCCGCAAATCAATATGATTCTTCCGCCACAATTCTGTAAAACtttttgttatgtgctgatgtgggtttaataattaattaaaaatttgtcTAAACACCTTTTTGCacaatagatttttttttcttatagtaggagtgtgtaaagatgggtgttttgagatttttttttagagaatagacAGTGAATGAGGTAGAGGAATGTATATTGAGATGAGAGGTGATTGCAGGACTAAGTTTTTGGGTTTACAactttttattaactattaaattattaaacctatttgtatttttttaaaatttaattagacttgtataatccatttatgtgtcacatcaatacataacaaaaattttgacaaaattgtgatgCAAGGACTACATTGACTTGGGACACTTACTTGAAAGACTACATTGatagattttaaatttcaaggaccattttgatgtcgcAGGTTAATTTCAAAGACCATTTGTGAGAAGAAAATGACATATGGGagccatttatgtgccacatcagtaCTTAGCAGAATTGTTAAGAGAATTGTGATGgaatgactacattgatttgtgacacctattttcagggaccatattgattgattttcaatttcagagaccatcttgatggtaagggtcaatttcaaggaccatttgtgaaaaaataaaacctttttttttaattactaacgatattatctataataaatgttggaaatgtgccctaaagccaatcatatgatgatactttacgtacatttcacatgttaaactaatctagtttaatataaagggcaaagattattgtttgagccgtctcatataaatgttatatgcttaaacgataaagtccaaggaatatgtgattgggagaatgtaatctaatgaagttagattcatgagaccattctttcgtagacacatcctaaatgttcctgatcataggattgccaattgggcattgacagtccatcaagatcggtacgtgctatgtcttctctcagggagagtgactagtctcgagtcattggtgtgtgtgacatcaagacaagtacgtaggtgctcaatagagaatgagttcactgaacgtgatcgacgaagagttctcatactcatgtcacatgagaactcatggttgggataatgcaaagtagtcctttgacctgaggcatcatagttgtcttgtggttaagtccttgatctttgattatgtcaaagtcactccatcaggagggtgtccacggcatcgttggggttaagccacttagccatggaggcaagtgaatgcgcaacaagggatctctaaccttcaaactgtttgagggagaatactctatgatatgatttagaatctctggccagagtatgaatgagatttagaaaagtcgttctaaatcacattcaaggaaatcatataagcacacgaatcacattggatagtagacatgaacatataaactatcaaaccaaacaatgtggtcaagagtattagattagagaaagaccgtattgcatttgtaatcccaaactgaataggttctctaacctcttctgattagcttgggtaaccatgatatgctgctaggtgtcactcatggtttgtggaagccctaaacgtgtgtaatcactaaagggagaattgaaagtaagtttcaattcacaatcgatgtaaaatggttttaatcgcccactgcctcgctaaaaggaacctaatggatcgcacaccataagaggtggagattggagattaaacggagatgagtaagaatgattaaatggtttaatcatttatttatggcaaggattaattaatatgttaattaatcaaacgaataagttcgttaaagacctcgggatagttttggaccttaaggcccaatgggctttgaacgtcaagcccattaacttaagttgtatgacaatttaatgaataaagattcaaaaaggcccaaaagcccaaatccctttaggtggccggccatgaaggagaaaatttgttttggttctttaggtcacttatttgaagagactatataaaggactttatagctaaaattcattagggcttctttttggagaaaattggtgagaacatgtctctccttttctctctaggaggaagGTCActttggagggtacatctagcaatcctactactccaaggtcactcatatcttctccaatctaaccttggtgaagagacttagaggttccctattttgggaacttggagaaacctattcttccatccaaatccatagatttaagatgcaaggaatgaaggccctctctttgggtgattagcctttgcttatgcaaagaggaatctacaaaggtataaatttcaactcactttgttttgagttgagttttggttcaccaatctacaaggctttgaatttcatggttaatgttttgtttttaagtgcatgcaagcatgattccgcctttaattgttaattgcatgctatatgatgttgcttaaatgaacatgttttcacaaaatattccttcaataAAAGAGAGGGGCCGAGCTTAAGCTCACAATAGgatagtaataatgtggtttaatttCGCTTTTAGcaaaaatcaaatctaaaaccttcatttataagtgaaaaagaatatcatTAGACTATAGTACTAAGTAGATGTATTGTTAGTGATAATCAAGTAAAATATTGGAAATTGGACAACTTTGTAAGGCCAAAAAGAATTAGACAACTTTTGAAATAACTCAAACTTTATACAATGGAACCTTTGACTGAATCAtgaccgttggattcaatgatTCACCAAATCATCCCCCTTCCACCACGAAAATGGCATCTCATGAACTTTTCCCCCAACCCCTAATTCCTCCTCTGATTTAAATTTGACTCCATccattttaaactctcaattcaattccttgcAGTCTGATTGATATACGAgttaattcaattcaatttatatTCTGATTACAGACACATTACGTGTTAATAAACGAGTCATAGCATTAATCAATTTTCTAGGGGAATATGTACGAAACAATTGGCAAAATCAGGTGCATGCTTGATCACAAATCGACTAAGATGAACGCACATACACCGTTAGATGAGATCTACACAGAATGTTTTTACAAATTAACAAGGGTCCATCAGAACCCTTACAAACCGGATTGAATCCGGCTAACTAACTACACAGGAACGAAAGGCCGGGCCATCTGAGGCGGCTCGTAGCAAAACGGAGCCGCAGGGTGCTGCCACTTCTTGAACACCGCCGCCTGCGCCGACTTGTCAGCCTCCGCGCCCTGATGATGGTGGCGCGGGAGCTCCTTCTGCTGGTGCCGCGAGTCGTCACGGGATTTGGCCTCGATCGGTTGATCGGGGGAGACAAGAGGGGAGAGAAGGGGGATGGCGACGTTCCAATCGGGGACGCGGTTTATTTGAAGGGAAGACGGGGGCGGGGCTCGCCTCTGGAGGCGGCTGAGCTGGCGGCGGTTGCCGGACCTCGGTCGCGGTGCTTCTGCCATTGATTTGATTTGGATGAGATCTCggacgggagagagagagagagtgatggaTTTGGGATTTGGTGTGCAACAGATGGAACTACGTAAGGAAGTGGTGAGGGGgtgtgaatatatatataagcgagagagagagagagagagagagagagagagagggaggagagagaaaggcgTATGGTTGGCACGCGGCTTTGGCTCCTTCAAGCCCCGACCTTGGCTGTATCACTCCAACAAAATACGACTCTCAAACGCACGGAACGCGCGttaatttttactttgttttgggTACGGTTTGgtttaagaaataaaaaacaatttggttttttgtttactttatcACCTAACTGGATTTAACATTCACGTCGCTCACACACATTATAAGCAAAGAAATGTTCGAGTTTAGGGGTTTACAAGTGACGACCCATGATTTTGATCACGGTCACATATTCtcaatcaaatcaaattcaTCACAATCAAGAATTGGAACGATCTCGAGCAAATTCGCTCTTGAAATTTGGATTCTAGGGTTGGGGGAAGCAAGGAGCAGAGATAAATAAGGTCGGACTCGGTGGGAAGATTTTTGGTTTGAATAAATGTTGAGCAAGAACAAAGAAGTAaaggagaaaattgagttttcaCGCTTCAGGTATATGATGTCGAAGGGATAACTAATCACTTAGTGATCGATTTGGACTGGTTTGATTAAGTTATTATCCATTTTCAATCAGACAGTAGTAAAGTTAATTTGGTCGAAAGACTCAAAATTAGTTAAAAAGAGACCTAAATAGGAAGGAAGCGTGTAAGGGGATTCTCTATGTTCAAATGTTGTTAGCCTTGGTTGGCTTTCTTTGCTCTTTTGGCTTCAGCCCTGGAGGGGAGATAAAAGAATGTAAAAACTAACCAAACCActcatattattattttattttttgtaaaccAATCAGGTTATTTAGTTTGGCCTTTTTGAATACTTCATATGATTTAAGTTTCAAATAACAAGTTAAACTTAGGGGTGAGTTCAATTtcattcggtttggtttggccaaaaccaaaattttggtttggtttgattcggttcaattttctttcggtttttttttttttcagtttggtttgtttttgttttttttttttttggttctgttcggtttcgatttttcttattttataaaacttgatattttttaatatgaaatttaGAAAAGAGGCTTGCATTGGTagataataataagaaaatgggAAAGTGGAAAGTGGGATGGTAGTATATATACAATATtatataaaccaatcatattctaTCAATAACCTCAActgcaaagaaaaatgatcacCGTATTCATTTaaaaagcaaacaaataaaGAAGCTTTTCCAAGTTCCAAAGCCTTCAAAAATTTTCTTCTATAACCAATGAAATAACCTCCCTAATTGAACTAGTACCTTGAAAATGCCCTAGGCTTAGTTTCAAACTTGGCAACAaagttttacaaaaaaaatcagGGGCATACATTTATAGAGTGTAAAGAGAttcggttcagttcggttttCCGAACCTCCAAAATCGAAATTGAACCAAAaaggtttggttcggttttttttgttttcgattTCGGTTCAATGTTCAATccgattttttttcggtttttggtCTTTTAAACCCACCCCTAATTGAACTTGActtatttgaaaaataaaataaaacaaaataagcagttgaaagaaaaaaacttaCGCGCCTAAACGAAGATACCATTATGAAATGCATCAACTATACGAAAACAATGCAACAATTTCAACGTTTTACGCGTATGTCAATGGTGAAGTTTCCCTCCTCCTCCCAAACTTGAACAATGGAATATCGGAAAGTGCAGACAATCTGAGGATGAGTACATAAGAATTGtaatttaattgattaaaaGCGTTTTCGTTACATTGACGTTTTATATTCAAATCTCTTTTCAATTATTCTATTAGCAACAATgttcattaaaattaacaatttaaaaatGCATGTGTGATTTCATATACTAGTGGATAGTGTTAAATTTCTACTCCCATGTCCAAaaccttaggccatctccaaccgatggctggccagatggctcgttttagccctctggccctccaagattctccaagatattaatattttaatgaacagtacagggccatatttgcctcagtctccaaccgagggccagagggccagagggctcgttttagccctgtaaaaaaaaaccgtctccaaccgaggaccaaagggccatagggccaaacataatttattatttaaaaactacaacttaattttatttaaaaatcatgttggttagtgttgtataatttttatgtcggttaatgttatttaatgttgtttcatattgtttaatgttgtttcatgttacttaatttaatttaatgttgtataatggcttaggaagttataggaaaaaattagaatttaaaaaaaatatgaaacaaattttgtgaaatagaagttataggaaaaaatggaatttaaaaaaaaatatgaaacaaattttgtaaaatagaagttatatgaaaaaaaatatgaaccaaattttgtaaaatataagttataggaaaaaaatagaattaaaaaaaaattgaaacaaattttgtaaaatagaagttataggaagttatagaaaaaaaaagaaaaaaaaaagatttaaattcataaaaaaaaaaaaaggatttacaacggctagtggcgctagccgttggaagtttgaattcaaaatgttatttctgtcggttgtaaccgacagaaataagaaacattaaaaaaaaaaatagccagcccggggctggctggctggtcgaaagcagccagccctccagccctccagccctctccgatcccgtggggccctcccagattcccgagccctcttgcttagccctcggttggagacggttttagggctattttcggccctctggacccttcggttggagatgaccttatcATCTCCTACAATTATTGTAATTGTTTTGAActctttatttaataataataaaattttgaaaaaaaaataaaaaaatctgaaGCTGAGCCGAAAAGGGAGTAGGCAGCTGGAGCTATGAGCGAGCCAACAAAACCTCCCAACCGAAAGGCAACAGAGACCGAGTTAAACAACTTTCTTAAGGTATCTAGATTTTACGTTACCAATTCAGACGTGGGCCCCACCACCGACTGTTTTGGGCATTACCGTGTAACTCCGCTGGATtttgaccttttttttattaattagtttattattattatttggctGGACGACATCAAAAAAGAACGACGCATCAACTATATCTGACCAACGGCTCTGATGATGGTTACGTGGTCACTTGTAAGCCTTGATTAACCCAAAAGCATTTTAATAGTGCTGATCAAGGCTTACAAGTGACCACCTAACCATCATCAGAGCCGTTGTGAAAATTACAGAAATACCTAGTCAAACCAGATAGTCTCTGTCTCAAAGGGTATAAACGTCATTTTCCCATAAATGTGCTGAATTGCTTGGACCCAAAAATATGAATACAAAGAGAGAGAGCCCCATGATTGACACAGAGAAAATCCCCAAATGCAAACTCTCTCTTTTGAACATACTAGTATAACGACCTAGGTGAAAAGCATTTTGAGCTCCTCAATTCCGGCAGATCGAACTCTTCCTCGTTGGTGAGAGCTCCGGCGATCATTCTCTGCATCCTCGCCTGGACTTGTCGCATTCGCTCCTCCACCGTGTCCTGCAAAGCAAAAAATACAACTTGGAGGGGAAAACGTGAGACACAAGAAAAGTAGACCAAACCAAGTTAAGGCAGCAACGCAAGAGTTTGCTTGTACAACACAATAAAGGAAAACAACAATCATGCAGGCGAACTTGTAAAGCCTGGACCAGTTTTAAACTACTGAAAACTCACCTTGACAATGAATCGTCTAACTACAACACTTTGCTCTTGTCCAATGCGATGAATTCTCATGATCGCTTGCCCCTCTCCTCGACAGCAGGATTCCACCACGGATCCTAAAAAAGGGCAAAGAAACAGAATGTGATCCTTTCAGCTTACCATTTCCCCTTGGGTGTCGTTGAACTTGTTCAAAACCCTCTCCCTCTGTGTCAGACAGCTTTCCATCAAACATCAGCTCTTCTTCATAGGGGACTCCGATAGATCCCAAAATGTAGTCCACTGGCTCAACACAACGCTCTTTGCACCACAACCTGACCGAAGAACGCGTTCCAAGAAATCTGAAAGCTTTGCGACGTTGGAAGATTCCGTCCAGTTTTCCTCATCAGTAACCTGGAAACGGCTTTCCGATGGGCAGGTTATAAGGTCACTGTTTGCAAGCCATTGCCGACATATGAGACACTCTTTGTTTTCACGACGAGGGATACTCTCCACACCCTCTTCAACGTACGCTTGAGTGGGGACAATCTGCTTTGAACTGGAAGAATCATGACTAGCTTCAAGGAATTTTTCAGCAAGATTGTCCAAGTCTGCAAACTTTTGTATATTTTGCATGAAAGATGGTCAGAACCAAGGATCATAGAATGACTATTGAAGAGGCTACGAATAATTACAAGGCTACAAGCTAAGAGATAACTCGACGGTAAGCAAACAAATAAGTCCATTTGCAACTGGATATCAGCTAGGTTGTCAAGAAATTTACTCTACCTAGATACAAATAACACCATATTCGCGAGGAACAAAAACCTTCAATCCAAACATCTGAAGAATTTCTCCACAAAGAATCACACCTCGTATTTCAACACAAAGAATCTCACATCGACCAAGGTTGGGACAAAAACCTGCAATCCAAGCGCTAGAAGAATTTCTGAAGACACCGCCAGGTCCAATAAAATTGACCACCCCTTTACAACATCCATCAATATTGTAATAAAATTATTCAATGGGAGGGACAAAATCTTgctcaaaaataattttgttcCGCCAATGCCAACATATAATTccaattaaaaacaaataatattattcaAGAGGGAAATAAATaccattataattaaattttagagaaaaaagGAAAGAGGTAAAAAGGCAGGCGAAAGAGTACAAGTGACGAAACTATAGAGTCAGCGCCAAATCTTTCTCGGTCTTTCAAACCCATACTAAACCGGGTACGAACCGGATTCGGTGGTATTTGTAAGTGTGACCCGATtactaataaacaaaaaagtCATAAAAAAAAGATAACGAGAAAACCAAGACACAGTCACACAACCCAAAGGACTCCTCAGCTGCAGCGAAAGCAATGTGCACATTAGAGAAACGCGGCGATCTCTTCTTCCTAACCCTCACCGGAGACGACGACCACCGCCTCGGCCTCCCAATCATCGACTCCCTCCTCTCCGCCATCGCCGAAGCCAAGTCCCAAGCCACGCGCGGCTCCGTCTTCATCACCACCGCCCAAGGCAAGTTCTTCTCCAATGGCTTCGACCTCGGCTGGGCCCAATCCGCCGGCTCCGCCACCGCTGCCCGCGCCTGCCTCAATCAAATGGTCCTCGCCTTCAAGCCGGTCGTCGTCGCGCTCCTCTCGCTCCCGATGCCGACGATCGCCGCAGTCCAAGGCCACGCCGCCGCAGCCGGCTTCTTGTTCGCCCTGAGCCACGATTACTTCCTGATGAGGCGCGACAGAGGCGTGCTGTACATGAGCGAGGTCGATTTGGGGCTGCCGTTCCCGGACTACTTCACGGCTGCGTTTCGGTCGAAGATTGGGTCGGTGTCGGGTCGGAGGGATGTGATGCTGAGGGGGATGAAGGTGAAGGGAGAGGAGGCGGTGAAAATGGGGATTGTGGAGTCGGCGCACGATAGCGCGGAGAGCACGGTGGATGCTGCGGTGCGCCTGGGGGAGGAGTTGGGGAAGAGGAAGTGGAACGGCGACGTTTACTCGGAGATCAGGAAGAGCTTGTATCCGGAGTTGTGTGGAGTTCTTGGAGTGGCGATTGCTACTCCAAAGGCAAAGCTCTGAGTCTGTCATCTTCTCCGATTTAGTGGGGCATTTAGAgaataatttgaaaattaagaggtttgaattgaaatttgatgattTCAGTGGTTCAAATGTGTGAATCATTTTATGTAAGATTGCATAAGAAGGCTAAGGAAATAAGAAATGGATTATTTACTCTTAATTTTCTTTCGAAATGTGgctcaaaaatttcattttgcagTAAGTGTCAATAAAaacactcatatatatatatatataagtgtgtgtgtgtgtgtgtgtataagtgATCTTGGACGTATATCGGAAATAAATTTGTTCTAGTCAATGTAGTTATGCTCACATTCATGTTTAGCACTGATGAGGTGTAGCACTTAAATTATGTGTTATAAGTCCTTTCTACACGAGTGCTCCATGGAGACAGTGTTTGTTCACTTGAATAATGTACTATAAGGACGTGTTTGTTTGGCCATCTTAAGTTTTATTGGACTGAACTATTTGGGTAAGATTATTATTCTGTGTTTGGTGCAAGCCGGACTCGTGCCGACTAAATTCTTCGTTAGTTGGGCTTTGCGAGAACCCCCGAAAAGGAGGGGATTGCTAGTCCCGTTTCCCTGCTTCCCCTCACTTTGCCTCGCCTCACGCCTGAGAACTTGCTCACCCACCGTCTCTCTCCCCACCACCCTCTCGTCTGTCTAGAGGATCTCCAAGTCTTGTAGATATGCTCACATTTACGTTTAGCACTGATGACATGAGGTGAAGCGCTTAAATTAGGTGTTATAAATCCTTCCTACACGAGTGCTATATGGAGAGAGCGTTCACCTGAATAATATACTATAAGTGTTTCCTATATAAGTAAATTCTTAGCG
It encodes the following:
- the LOC103414717 gene encoding uncharacterized protein At4g14450, chloroplastic-like; this translates as MAEAPRPRSGNRRQLSRLQRRAPPPSSLQINRVPDWNVAIPLLSPLVSPDQPIEAKSRDDSRHQQKELPRHHHQGAEADKSAQAAVFKKWQHPAAPFCYEPPQMARPFVPV
- the LOC114820547 gene encoding enoyl-CoA delta isomerase 2, peroxisomal-like, which gives rise to MCTLEKRGDLFFLTLTGDDDHRLGLPIIDSLLSAIAEAKSQATRGSVFITTAQGKFFSNGFDLGWAQSAGSATAARACLNQMVLAFKPVVVALLSLPMPTIAAVQGHAAAAGFLFALSHDYFLMRRDRGVLYMSEVDLGLPFPDYFTAAFRSKIGSVSGRRDVMLRGMKVKGEEAVKMGIVESAHDSAESTVDAAVRLGEELGKRKWNGDVYSEIRKSLYPELCGVLGVAIATPKAKL